In Aspergillus fumigatus Af293 chromosome 2, whole genome shotgun sequence, a genomic segment contains:
- a CDS encoding FHA domain protein → MPDKQAVVTLYPLFQPDVLPFRSLTFAPDTESVKIGRASKREAKGLVPAHHNALFESRVMSRDHAQLRVSFEKKEVYIRDNGSMHGTWVNCKKISADKDVPIHSGDVVIFGTEVIRGEDTYPPMRVRCECQWFDLDEGAAKPKKAQDNLKTNTFCVPDDDDEVIEIVDEAPINPESTGSYVPEDPDTSSDSEHHQSAGNSTPVTSPLNKDVSVESVENKSSAPFSELQSHVARSQQSPVDLEEENNEHRLVTPRMTPPSVEDTYEGSYTGIADDMGDIDYAPDHEPAPTGYSRGDSTTGSDGWEESEEQDESDDDLMPHSSLSVDTDEFGREADAMASNNPSTSVIYESLVAVDNGARSEEEERSQPTQNDAPCSKAVTSGERVCLQTAAPNLNNWKSTARENSTESSPLKFGWSSIPRPVRVSNLVSRSSGRSLDHSLACFHNTTSSTSGDKCWPNFGHHRINPLPQRESNGNAISQNHRTPDAPYSDGPFVNSHTHTAFDESDKGNTVHSAASTNISQSSREQHPNEESVETWDDSSRVELLSKNHSVSSMAGSGVTRDSNTRHSMADIGDTSEWTATSGIKLSRKRKAPEMELDAEELDQGLTGHFPDVTSDDICDLLDNQFVSGSADSFSQDAQPQVAPVDLDASLSHLTRIHAVSKTQNPADVPKATKSAAKDERPSKRQRVSGSGSLGSYVATALLGAMAGGLGTVALLASLPTDYFA, encoded by the exons ATGCCTGATAAGCAGG CTGTTGTGACTCTTTATCCGCTCTTCCAGCCAGATGTCCTGCCATTCCGCTCCCTAACGTTCGCTCCCGATACCGAATCTGTGAAGATTGGCCGGGCTTCCAAGCGGGAAGCGAAAGGTCTGGTCCCCGCTCACCATAATGCATTGTTCGAATCGAGGGTTATGTCTCGGGATCATGCGCAGTTGAGGGTATCCTTCGAGAAGAAG GAGGTCTACATACGGGACAATGGCTCCATGCATGGTACTTGGGTCAATTGTAAAAAGATATCAGCCGATAAGGATGTCCCAATCCACAGTGGTGACGTCGTGATATTTGGTACCGAAGTTATACGCGGCGAAG ACACTTATCCGCCCATGAGAGTTCGTTGCGAGTGCCAATGGTTTGACCTTGA CGAGGGGGCTGCGAAACCCAAAAAAGCACAGGATAACTTGAAGACGAACACGTTCTGCGTCcctgacgacgatgatgaggtgATTGAGATCGTCGACGAGGCCCCTATAAATCCTGAATCGACTGGGTCTTATGTGCCCGAAGACCCAGACACTTCCTCGGACTCCGAACATCACCAGTCTGCTGGGAACTCAACTCCCGTGACTTCGCCTCTGAACAAGGATGTTTCTGTAGAATCGGTGGAGAACAAATCCTCTGCACCCTTCAGTGAGCTTCAAAGTCATGTGGCCAGATCGCAGCAAAGTCCGGTTGAtcttgaggaagagaacaaTGAGCACCGCCTTGTAACTCCGCGGATGACCCCACCGTCTGTCGAGGATACTTACGAAGGTTCCTACACCGGTATAGCTGATGATATGGGTGACATCGATTATGCTCCAGATCATGAACCCGCACCTACTGGTTACAGCCGAGGGGACTCGACCACTGGATCCGATGGTTGGGAGGAAAGTGAAGAGCAAGACGAGTCTGACGATGATTTAATGCCTCATTCATCTCTCAGTGTTGACACCGATGAGTTCGGTAGAGAGGCCGATGCTATGGCATCCAATAATCCTTCGACTTCAGTGATTTATGAGTCGCTAGTGGCTGTGGATAACGGAGCCCGgtcggaagaggaggaaagatCGCAACCCACTCAAAACGATGCACCTTGCTCGAAAGCGGTCACCAGTGGCGAGCGTGTTTGTCTCCAGACCGCTGCTCCGAACCTGAACAACTGGAAATCCACGGCGAGGGAGAATTCTACCGAGTCGTCTCCCCTCAAGTTCGGCTGGTCGTCCATCCCACGGCCCGTCAGAGTCTCCAATCTGGTGTCCCGGTCTAGCGGAAGATCCCTCGATCACTCACTTGCCTGTTTCCATAACACCACGTCGTCAACAAGCGGGGACAAATGTTGGCCGAACTTTGGCCATCATCGTATCAACCCTCTACCGCAAAGGGAAAGCAATGGCAATGCTATATCGCAAAATCACCGCACACCGGATGCTCCTTATAGTGATGGGCCATTCGTCAACAGTCACACACATACCGCTTTCGATGAATCTGACAAGGGGAATACAGTTCACTCTGCCGCTTCCACTAACATCAGTCAGTCAAGTCGAGAGCAACACCCCAATGAAGAGAGTGTCGAGACTTGGGACGACAGCAGCCGCGTGGAATTGCTGTCAAAGAATCATTCAGTATCATCTATGGCCGGTTCAGGAGTTACGCGGGACTCCAATACACGCCACTCTATGGCTGACATTGGTGATACTTCCGAATGGACAGCTACATCTGGCATCAAGCTGTcgcggaagaggaaggctCCTGAGATGGAATTGGACGCGGAAGAGCTTGATCAGGGCCTTACCGGTCACTTCCCCGATGTCACTTCCGATGACATCTGTGATTTGCTTGATAATCAATTTGTCAGTGGGTCTGCAGACTCATTCTCTCAAGATGCTCAGCCACAAGTTGCACCCGTTGATCTGGACGCTTCGCTCTCGCACCTTACGAGGATTCACGCTGTTTCCAAGACTCAGAATCCCGCTGATGTACCTAAGGCTACCAAATCTGCTGCAAAAGATGAACGACCGTCGAAGAGACAAAGGGTTTCGGGCTCAGGAAGCTTGGGAAGTTATGTCGCCACTGCTCTTCTCGGCGCAATGGCTGGTGGCTTGGGTACAGTCGCTCTTTTGGCCTCTCTTCCCACTGACTACTTCGCTTAA
- a CDS encoding tryptophan--tRNA ligase WRS1, whose amino-acid sequence MADEPGQPPALTTLSLAEKAPASKAVAQVVTPFDVSGGVDESGKLLPVDYDKLVREFGATRISKELLERFERVTGRRPHRFMRRGIVFSHRDLNLILDRYEKGQPFYLYTGRGPSSDSMHVGHTIPFEFTKWLQDVFDCPLVIMLTDDEKYMHSQKIEVDDAKKYAKANAKDIIAVGFDMKKTFIFSDFDFVGGAFYENICRMAKRITINSVRGTFGFNDSNNVGEFHFCATQSATAFATSFPHIFGTDRKKVSSIPCLIPCAIDQDPYFRQCREHAEKMKYKKPSLIHAIFLPALQGPGSKMSASVETSAIFMNDAPNRIKNKINKYAFSGGQDTAELQRQLGANTKDDVPFQYLTFFMEDDEELERIRVAYEKGEMLTGEVKQKCIAELQAYVQAFQERRAQVTDEIVAEFMRPRSLEWKGNPNPIVVEKK is encoded by the exons ATGGCCGATGAACCTGGACAACCCCCCGCTCTCACCACATTGAGCCTGGCCGAGAAGGCCCCCGCGTCCAAGGCAGTCGCTCAGGTTGTGACTCCTTTCGATGTGTCTGGTGGTGTCGACGAGTCGGGCAAGCTTCTCCCCGTTGACTATGATAAACTGGTTCGGGAATTTGGAGCGACTCGTATATCCAAAGAACTGCTTGAGCGCTTCGAAAGAGTAACTGGACGTCGGCCTCATCGATTTATGCGCAGAGGAATTGTCTTCAGCCACCGTGACTTGAACCTGATTCTTGATCGCTATGAAAAGGGGCAACCATTTTACCTCTACACTGGGCGTGGGCCTAGCAGCGACAGCATGCACGTCGGACACACAATTCCCTTTGAGTTCACCAA ATGGCTGCAGGATGTCTTTGATTGCCCTTTGGTTATCATGCTTACAGACGACGAG AAATACATGCATTCGCAAAagatcgaggtcgacgaTGCTAAGAAATATGCAAAAGCCAATGCAAAAGACATCATTGCAGTTGGATTCGATATGAAGAAGACATTTATTTTCAGCGATTTCGATTTCGTTGGCGGCGCTTTCTATGAGAACATCTGCAGAATGGCGAAGAGGATCACAATAAACTCCGTCCGAGGAACCTTTGGCTTCAACGACAGCAACAACGTCGGAGAATTTCACTTCTGCGCAACTCAATCGGCCACAGCATTTGCAACTAGCTTCCCTCACATCTTCGGTACCGACAGGAAGAAGGTCTCGTCAATTCCTTGCCTGATTCCCTGTGCAATCGACCAGGACCCGTACTTCCGTCAGTGCCGTGAACACGCCGAGAAGATGAAGTACAAGAAGCCCTCGTTGATCCATGCTATCTTCCTTCCCGCTCTTCAAGGCCCGGGCTCGAAAATGTCTGCGAGCGTCGAGACatccgccatcttcatgaacGATGCGCCCAATCGGATCAAGAACAAAATCAACAAGTACGCCTTCTCTGGAGGGCAGGATACAGCTGAGCTTCAGCGTCAACTGGGCGCCAACACCAAGGATGACGTCCCATTCCAATACCTCACGTTCTtcatggaagatgatgaggaatTGGAGCGAATCCGTGTGGCTTATGAGAAGGGAGAAATGCTTACCGGCGAGGTAAAGCAAAAATGTATCGCGGAGCTACAGGCTTACGTTCAGGCCTTCCAGGAACGTAGGGCCCAGGTCACCGACGAGATAGTTGCCGAGTTCATGCGGCCCCGGTCCCTCGAGTGGAAAGGCAACCCCAACCCCATCGTTGTTGAGAAGAAATAG
- a CDS encoding MSF1 domain protein, whose product MKFFENVFTYDYSFPAVSLAYFLRYPNPYSRHVLTTDVIDRYVDPKTERLHTVRLHLKKSKVPSGILKLLPKGIGGSDNSGQSYILETTVVDIKEGWMETESRNMEWTGILSVVEKQLYTRQPIEGSLESLQGLSLDAQRNEQTQVKTTVTFRSRLGQGKFLGKKKTIPTADQTIEFDEETPKKGFFSSLSTAGIQRTIELIGVSRTRDAVLKSKEGMNVVLERLRNGGIVGVLEGMRQDREAAFGPDGPWKRVWLRGNGLKDRAFTDDDDN is encoded by the coding sequence ATGAAATTCTTCGAGAATGTCTTTACGTACGATTATTCCTTCCCTGCCGTTTCGCTCGCCTACTTTCTTCGATACCCGAATCCGTATTCTCGCCATGTTCTGACCACCGATGTGATCGACCGTTATGTGGATCCGAAGACGGAGCGACTTCATACAGTTCGTCTCCAtttgaagaagtcaaaggTCCCGTCGGGTATTCTGAAGTTACTTCCGAAAGGAATTGGGGGCTCGGACAATTCTGGCCAGAGTTATATCCTTGAAACTACCGTCGTTGACATTAAGGAAGGATGGATGGAAACCGAATCGCGGAACATGGAATGGACGGGTATTCTAAGTGTTGTTGAGAAACAACTCTACACGCGCCAACCAATTGAGGGTTCGCTCGAAAGCTTACAAGGGCTTTCACTAGATGCCCAGAGAAACGAGCAGACCCAAGTGAAAACCACGGTCACCTTCCGCTCTCGCCTGGGACAAGGAAAGTTCCTTGGGAAAAAGAAGACCATCCCGACTGCCGATCAGACCATCGAGTTTGATGAAGAGACACCTAAGAAGGGATTCTTTTCGTCGCTGTCTACTGCTGGAATTCAGAGAACCATTGAGCTCATTGGCGTGAGCCGAACACGAGATGCAGTGCTCAAAAGCAAGGAAGGCATGAATGTCGTCCTGGAGCGGTTGCGGAATGGCGGCATCGTCGGTGTCCTTGAGGGGATGCGGCAGGATCGGGAAGCAGCGTTCGGACCCGATGGTCCGTGGAAGCGTGTCTGGCTTAGAGGGAATGGCCTCAAAGATCGAGCCTTtactgatgatgacgacaacTGA
- a CDS encoding putative monooxygenase encodes MFAKVIAQILRSGRVQGDKHREIRLSLGISELFVSEQAHLHIIIAGAGLGGLAAAVSCALAGHTVEVVEQAKELVEVGAGLQITPNASRLFEYWQLPNSIWQAAAEPTALTVHRYTGPILANEPVFHKNIRAKYGAPFIDLHRVDLQQALFTRAKELGVTFHLNERVDSIDFATTTVQTLAGNRYTGDLIIAADGLWSRCRECFLGKKDAPLPTGDLAYRIVLTADQISDPELRAWVENPECHFWIGPGAHAVAYSLRNGRMFNIVLLVPDNLPPRVSRQSGSVEEMRKLFEGWDPVGDACHPMLPYLAQGANSSLEDGAVLGQLLGHMKNKSHLPQILRLYESLRKSRGEAIVKETFKQVSLPSHSVHCRALTFFSDMISTCQMARNRKREMRSSCLNSERRLRARFPVDGECSTLCGTVSRSHDTRTCPEVQPWLYGYDAIKEVEKAVMQHPELFARTAASL; translated from the exons ATGTTTGCGAAAGTAATTGCACAAATTCTGCGTTCTGGCCGTGTACAAGGCGACAAGCACCGGGAAATCCGGCTCAGTCTCGGTATTTCCGAGCTGTTT GTTTCTGAACAAGCTCATCTCCACATTATCATTGCCGGTGCTGGCCTTGGTGGTCTTGCCGCGGCAGTCTCCTGTGCACTCGCCGGACATACAGTCGAAGTAGTCGAGCAAGCAAAGGAACTCGTCGAG GTTGGTGCAGGTCTTCAGATAACCCCCAACGCCTCACGACTTTTCGAATACTGGCAACTTCCCAACTCCATCTGGCAAGCCGCAGCTGAGCCCACGGCGCTCACCGTCCATCGCTATACCGGCCCGATTCTCGCCAACGAACCCGTCTTTCACAAGAATATCCGCGCAAAGTATGGCGCCCCGTTCATCGACCTGCATAGAGTCGATCTGCAGCAAGCTTTGTTTACCCGTGCAAAGGAGCTCGGCGTCACATTCCATCTCAACGAGAGAGTCGACTCCATAGACTTTGCTACAACAACAGTCCAAACCCTAGCGGGCAATCGATATACCGGCGACTTGATTATTGCTGCCGATGGGCTCTGGTCTCGCTGCCGCGAGTGTTTCCTAGGCAAGAAGGATGCGCCACTGCCCACTGGCGATCTGGCCTACAGGATCGTGCTGACGGCGGACCAAATCTCGGATCCGGAGCTGAGAGCATGGGTTGAGAACCCAGAGTGCCACTTCTGGATCGGCCCCGGTGCACATGCGGTTGCCTACTCGCTCCGCAATGGACGCATGTTCAACATTGTGCTGCTTGTGCCGGATAATCTGCCCCCCCGAGTCTCCCGGCAGTCTGGTTCCGTAGAAGAAATGCGGAAGCTCTTTGAGGGCTGGGATCCAGT CGGTGACGCTTGCCATCCCATGCTCCCCTATCTCGCACAAGGCGCCAACTCATCCCTCGAAGACGGCGCAGTCCTGGGCCAATTACTCGGCCACATGAAGAACAAATCACATCTACCCCAGATCCTCCGCCTGTACGAGAGCTTGCGGAAATCCCGCGGCGAGGccatcgtcaaggagacTTTCAAGCAGGTCAGTCTACCATCTCATTCCGTCCACTGCCGCGCATTGACATTCTTCAGCGACATGATTTCCACATGCCAGATGGCGAGGAACAGGAAAAGAGAGATGCGATCTTCTTGTCTCAACTCGGAAAGGAGATTAAGGGCGCGTTTCCCAGTAGATGGTGAGTGCAGTACTCTCTGCGGGACAGTCAGCCGCTCACACGATACCAGGACATGTCCAGAGGTGCAGCCCTGGCTTTATGGCTACGATGCAATCAAGGAAGTCGAGAAGGCGGTTATGCAGCACCCAGAGTTGTTTGCTAGGACGGCTGCGAGTCTGTAG
- a CDS encoding aminotransferase class IV gives MTDAMATITQSQASESFQIISSLRYEPALPELLKAQCTDAYPDPLRSPYYLLPYHQERLRKAADCFGWRKAATFLQQDVESFVEHLNSFIPDRTKPWRLRIVIDRDGTCTVEVNAALQMDALNLLLPSKMNQTDTPWRVTVDSQRTVPSPFTTHKTTSRDVYTAARLRAKITSPQDPAEVLIVNPQGEIMEGSITTPYFRRRTSASTQAKIDQEDSGPAWITPPLSSGGNAGTTRRYALSQGFCSEQAITIAELIDGEECWLSNGVRGFFRGRILLNESKP, from the coding sequence ATGACAGATGCAATGGCTACAATTACACAATCGCAAGCCTCGGAGTCCTTCCAGATAATTTCCTCTCTTCGTTATGAGCCTGCTCTTCCCGAGTTGCTCAAAGCACAATGCACCGACGCCTACCCAGATCCCCTGCGATCACCTTACTACCTTCTCCCTTATCACCAGGAACGACTTCGAAAAGCTGCAGATTGTTTCGGGTGGCGCAAAGCGGCCACGTTCCTACAACAAGATGTCGAGTCCTTCGTCGAACACCTTAACAGCTTCATACCAGACCGGACGAAACCTTGGCGTCTCCgcattgtcattgacagAGATGGCACATGCACCGTCGAGGTCAACGCAGCCCTGCAAATGGATGCGCTAAACCTTCTCCTACCTTCCAAAATGAATCAAACAGACACGCCCTGGCGTGTCACGGTAGACTCTCAAAGAACCGTGCCGTCGCCCTTCACAACGCATAAGACTACATCCCGAGACGTCTACACTGCTGCGCGACTTCGAGCCAAGATCACCTCCCCACAAGATCCGGCTGAAGTACTAATCGTGAATCCTCAAGGGGAAATCATGGAGGGGAGCATAACAACTCCATATTTCCGACGCCGAACGTCCGCATCCACACAAGCGAAGATTGATCAAGAGGATTCCGGGCCGGCCTGGATCACGCCACCCCTCTCTAGTGGAGGTAACGCGGGTACAACAAGGCGATACGCACTATCTCAGGGGTTCTGCTCCGAACAGGCGATCACTATCGCCGAGCTGATCGACGGTGAAGAATGTTGGCTCAGTAATGGTGTGAGAGGATTCTTTCGTGGCAGAATCCTGCTGAACGAGTCTAAACCATGA
- the tom70 gene encoding putative mitochondrial outer membrane translocase receptor (TOM70), with amino-acid sequence MSSELPLSQPVKNVVVDTASLPASSSASVWDRISKWVSENKALVYTIAGVAVVVTSAGVVYYLSDSGRTPPAPAPTEKKKSKNQRRKEKKKAEEEKKAKNATVQEEQVPKKAEEVSEELPEVDEATVDQLSDETRKAYAAKLKAAGNKAYGSKDYNRAIDLYGKAIICKPDPVFYSNRAACYNVLSEWEKVVEDTTAALAMDSEYVKALNRRAIAYEHLEKYSEALLDFTASCIIDGFSNDVSRNALERLLKKVAERKAKAILEAKGRKLPSPTFVSNYLQSFRPQSLPEGLEESADLSEESGKGQLRKGLVAMSKKTGDGYEEAAAAFEKALELGDLGEYEALALNMRATFTYLEGNAQSALADLNKSIELQPSLVQSYIKRASLHLELGNKDAAADDFELAITHNKDDPDIYYHRAQLHFILGEFAEAAKDYQKSIDLDRTFIFSHIQLGVTQYKMGSVASAMATFRRSVKNFEDVPDVYNYYGELLLDQQNFSEAIEKFDKAVEMEKQSKPMGINVLPLINKALALFQWKHDFQEAENLCQKALIIDPECDIAVGTMAQLLLQQGKVSQALKYFERAAELARTEAEIVNAISYAEATRTQLEVQERYPQLAARLQSMGAGLGGPPGL; translated from the exons ATGTCGAGCGAATTGCCATTATCCCAGCCAGTCAAGAACGTCGTTGTTGACACAGCTTCCCTTCCTGCTTCATCATCCGCGTCAGTCTGGGATCGTATCTCGAAATGGGTGTCGGAAAATAAAGCGTTGGTCTATACCATTGCTGGTGTTGCCGTGGTCGTGACCAGCGCAGGCGTTGTATACTACCTTTCCGACTCCGGCCGGACTCCCCCAGCACCTGCTCCcacagaaaagaagaagagcaagaacCAGCGacgcaaggagaagaagaaggcggaggaggaaaagaaggcaaagaacgCCACCGTTCAAGAGG AACAAGTTcccaagaaggccgaggaagTTTCGGAAGAGCTGCCTGAGGTCGATGAGGCAACTGTCGATCAGTTGTCGGACGAG ACCCGGAAAGCTTACGCTGCCAAGCTCAAGGCTGCTGGAAACAAAGCTTATGGCTCCAAGGATTACAACAGAGCCATCGACCTCTACGGAAAGGCGATCATTTGTAAACCCGATCCTGTCTTTTACTCGAACCGCGCTGCCTGCTACAATGTCCTTTCGGAGTGGGAAAAGGTCGTTGAGGACACGACAGCTGCACTGGCAATGGATAGCGAGTACGTCAAGGCCTTGAACAGGAGAGCTATTGCATACGAACACCTCGAGAAGTACAGCGAGGCCCTTCTCGACTTCACCGCCAGCTGCATCATTGACGGATTCTCCAATGATGTCAGCCGCAACGCGCTGGAAAGGCTTCTCAAGAAGGTCGCAGAGAGGAAAGCCAAGGCTATCTTGGAAGCCAAGGGTCGCAAACTTCCTAGCCCCACCTTCGTGTCCAACTACCTCCAGAGCTTCCGGCCCCAGTCTCTCCCCGAAGGCCTTGAAGAGTCCGCAGATCTCAGTGAGGAGTCTGGCAAAGGTCAGCTTCGCAAGGGTCTGGTCGCAATGAGCAAGAAGACCGGTGACGGCTAcgaggaagctgctgctgctttcgAGAAGGCCTTGGAACTCGGTGATCTGGGTGAATACGAAGCGTTGGCCCTCAACATGAGAGCCACCTTTACCTACCTCGAGGGCAACGCTCAGTCGGCCCTGGCTGATCTTAACAAGAGTATTGAGTTGCAGCCATCACTGGTGCAGAGTTATATCAAGCGCGCCAGCTTACACCTCGAGCTTG GCAATAAGGATGCTGCAGCCGACGACTTTGAGCTCGCCATCACCCACAACAAGGACGACCCTGATATCTATTACCACCGTGCCCAACTCCACTTCATTCTTGGAGAATTCGCCGAAGCCGCCAAGGACTATCAGAAGTCGATTGACCTCGACCGCACCTTTATCTTCTCGCATATTCAATTGGGTGTGACACAGTACAAGATGGGCTCTGTTGCCTCAGCCATGGCCACATTCCGTCGGTCCGTGAAGAATTTCGAGGACGTACCGGATGTCTACAACTACTATGGTGAACTCCTTCTAGACCAGCAGAATTTCTCCGAGGCCATTGAGAAGTTCGATAAGGCAGTtgagatggagaagcagagcaaGCCAATGGGAATCAATGTCCTACCCCTGATCAACAAGGCTCTTGCGCTGTTCCAGTGGAAGCATGACTTCCAGGAGGCCGAGAACCTTTGCCAGAAGGCTCTAATCA TCGACCCTGAGTGTGATATTGCTGTGGGTACCATGGCCCAactccttcttcaacaggGTAAGGTCTCGCAGGCACTCAAGTACTTCGAACGGGCCGCAGAGCTAGCTCGCACGGAGGCGGAGATCGTCAATGCCATCTCGTATGCCGAGGCCACTCGGACACAGTTGGAAGTTCAGGAGAGATACCCCCAGCTGGCAGCGCGCCTGCAATCCATGGGTGCCGGGTTGGGCGGACCTCCTGGTCTGTAA
- a CDS encoding DUF3500 domain-containing protein gives MSSERLAQSQKPTGEYRQYLPDLSLKRFQVMRGQDAHEYAHDFKTLRQPPWLHALYMHWLDLLQEPFKGVTTDGNVRPGLFTLQDEGVPIDKIVAATQSLLSILDDKQRQSLSYHIDSPEWRTWSNPEFLLSHKGLRLDEVTPPIRDAIMHILETTLSPEGYDKAVKAMRINHFLGELVDSPRVMNEFSYNFVLFGRPSPDRPWGWSFYGHHLCLNIFLYKSQIVASPWFTGAEPNEIDSGPYAGTRIMQVEERLGLQLMQSLAPELQAQARIFAQMHDPAMPPGRWNKDDQRHLCGAYRDNRVVPYEGIPAISLTEPQKQLLYGILEQYLLYLPARARQLKLAQVRQYEPETYFCWIGGFGDQDPFYYRIQSPVILVEFDHHSGVFLNNEEPKKFHIHTLLRTPNGGDYGMALRPLIPAVEGLNGKEITWEKSAL, from the exons ATGTCGTCCGAACGGCTGGCTCAATCGCAGAAGCCGACAGGCGAATATCGCCAGTATCTCCCGGATCTCAGTCTGAAACGCTTCCAGGTGATGCGCGGCCAGGATGCGCATGAGTACGCGCATGACTTCAAGACGCTGCGCCAGCCGCCGTGGCTGCATGCGCTGTATATGCACTGGTtggatctgctgcaggagccTTTCAAGGGTGTTACAACTGATG GAAACGTGCGCCCCGGTCTGTTCACATTACAAGACGAAGGCGTCCCCATCGACAAGATCGTCGCTGCGACACAGTCGCTGCTCTCCATTCTTGACGACAAGCAGCGCCAGTCCCTCAGCTACCACATCGACTCGCCTGAATGGCGCACATGGTCCAACCCCGAATTCCTTCTCAGCCACAAAGGCTTGCGTCTCGACGAAGTCACCCCTCCCATCCGCGACGCCATCATGCACATCCTCGAGACGACGCTCTCTCCAGAAGGCTACGACAAGGCCGTCAAAGCCATGCGCATCAACCACTTTCTCGGCGAGCTGGTCGACTCCCCCCGCGTCATGAACGAATTCTCCTACAACTTCGTGCTCTTCGGCCGCCCCTCCCCCGACAGGCCCTGGGGCTGGTCGTTCTACGGCCACCACCTCTGCCTGAACATCTTCCTCTACAAGTCCCAGATCGTCGCCTCCCCCTGGTTCACCGGCGCCGAGCCCAACGAGATCGACAGCGGTCCCTACGCAGGCACCCGCATCATGCAAGTCGAGGAGCGGCTTGGCCTGCAGCTCATGCAGTCGCTCGCCCCTGAGCTCCAAGCCCAGGCGCGCATCTTCGCCCAGATGCATGATCCCGCGATGCCGCCGGGCCGCTGGAACAAGGACGACCAGCGCCACCTCTGCGGCGCGTACCGCGACAACCGCGTCGTGCCCTACGAGGGCATCCCCGCCATCTCCCTCACGGAACCCCAGAAACAACTCCTCTACGGCATTCTGGAGCAGTACCTCCTCTATCTGCCCGCGCGGGCGCGGCAGCTCAAACTGGCCCAGGTCCGCCAGTATGAACCCGAGACATACTTCTGCTGGATTGGCGGGTTCGGCGACCAGGACCCTTTTTACTATCGGATCCAGAGCCCTGTTATTCTCGTCGAGTTCGATCACCACTCCGGTGTGTTTCTGAATAATGAGGAGCCGAAGAAATTCCATATCCATACGCTGTTAAGGACGCCCAACGGGGGCGATTACGGGATGGCGCTGCGGCCGCTGATTCCGGCAGTGGAGGGGCTCAACGGGAAGGAGATTACCTGGGAGAAGTCGGCGTTGTAG